From Polaribacter haliotis:
ACGCCTGTTTGACCGAGAATTACAGCTCCTTTTCCTATTGTAATTCCGCTGTTTGTACCAACTTGACCCCAAATTGTTACATCATCTTCTATAATAACACAACCTGCAATTCCTGTTTGTGAAGCTATTAAACATTTTTTACCAATTACAGTATCATGTCCAACATGTACTTGATTGTCTATTTTAGTACCTTCTTTAATTGTTGTATCTCCAGTAACTCCTTTATCTATTGTACAAGATGCTCCCAAATCCACGTTATCTTCTAAGATAACTCTTCCTCCAGATATTAATTTATCGAATCCTGTTGGTCTATTTTTATAATAGAAAGCATCTGCCCCTAAAACTGTGTTTGCATGAATGGTTACATTATTTCCAATTACTGAATTATCGTAAATTGTAACATTCGGGTGAATTACACAGTTTTTACCAATAGAAACATTGTTTCCAATAAATACATTTGGCTGAATTACTGTGTCTTGTCCAATAATAGCACTTTCAGAAATACTTACTTTTGATGCTATAAAAGGATTAAAATGCTTGGTTATTTTATTAAAATCTCGAAAAGGATCATCAGAAATTAATAGAGATTTTCCTTCTGGACAAGCTACTTTTTTATTGATTAAAACTGTTGTTGCTGCAGAACTTAAAGCTTTATCATAATATTTTGGATGATCTACAAAAACGATGTCTCCTTTTTCTACGACGTGAATTTCGTTAATTCCAAGAATTTCAAAATTTTTATCACCAACAAAATCAATATTTAAAATTGATGCTATTTGTTGAAGCGTTTGAGGTTTTTTGAATTTCATTTTTGTTTAGTCTACAGTCAGCAGTTTGTAATCTTCAGTCATAGCTTTTGAGTAAGCACTACAAACTGAGACTAAAAACTATAAACTTATTTTA
This genomic window contains:
- a CDS encoding UDP-3-O-(3-hydroxymyristoyl)glucosamine N-acyltransferase — its product is MKFKKPQTLQQIASILNIDFVGDKNFEILGINEIHVVEKGDIVFVDHPKYYDKALSSAATTVLINKKVACPEGKSLLISDDPFRDFNKITKHFNPFIASKVSISESAIIGQDTVIQPNVFIGNNVSIGKNCVIHPNVTIYDNSVIGNNVTIHANTVLGADAFYYKNRPTGFDKLISGGRVILEDNVDLGASCTIDKGVTGDTTIKEGTKIDNQVHVGHDTVIGKKCLIASQTGIAGCVIIEDDVTIWGQVGTNSGITIGKGAVILGQTGVTKSVPGGKSYFGTPISESREKLKEMAEIKRFLKDRKNI